A single Vibrio sp. YMD68 DNA region contains:
- a CDS encoding CvpA family protein, whose amino-acid sequence MNWLDIVILGVIGLSALISLVRGFAKEALSLVIWCGAFFIASQYYAKLAVYFTNIEDDMFRNGTAIAVLFIATLIVGALVNYVIAQLVEKTGLSGTDRILGIVFGALRGVLIVSAALFFMDAFTALPSSEWWKSSQLVPEFSRIIAPFFEHLQATSTFLSGAL is encoded by the coding sequence ATGAATTGGTTAGATATTGTCATTTTAGGGGTGATCGGGCTATCCGCTTTGATCAGTTTAGTTCGAGGTTTTGCTAAAGAAGCTTTGTCGTTGGTTATTTGGTGTGGCGCATTCTTTATTGCCAGCCAGTATTACGCAAAATTGGCGGTTTATTTCACCAATATTGAAGATGACATGTTTCGCAATGGAACCGCGATTGCAGTGCTGTTTATCGCTACGCTCATTGTTGGAGCATTAGTGAATTACGTTATCGCTCAGCTTGTCGAAAAGACAGGGCTATCGGGGACCGATCGAATCTTAGGGATTGTTTTCGGAGCGTTAAGAGGGGTACTGATCGTCTCGGCAGCACTGTTTTTTATGGATGCTTTCACAGCACTTCCAAGTTCTGAGTGGTGGAAAAGTTCGCAATTGGTACCTGAGTTTAGCCGTATCATCGCGCCATTTTTCGAGCACTTACAAGCAACATCAACTTTTTTATCTGGCGCACTGTAG
- a CDS encoding SPOR domain-containing protein — protein MASKFHSRLVGTVILVAVGIIVLPDLLDGKKEHYKDEIASIPIKPELESEMEVFELLDPVEDQIVLPESPVELTVGDTTNDGEVADTSQPLPTKVNSVDEKNDYVDSAWIIQLMALKNADNAETLVKDLQKRGYQAHTKNENGFTRVIIGPDVSKSKLEQQLVELKKITGSNGRLLKFKPLNP, from the coding sequence ATGGCCAGTAAATTCCATAGCCGCTTAGTCGGTACGGTTATCTTAGTTGCAGTGGGAATTATCGTACTGCCAGACCTACTCGATGGTAAAAAGGAGCACTATAAAGATGAAATCGCGAGTATTCCTATAAAGCCAGAGCTTGAAAGTGAGATGGAAGTGTTTGAGCTTCTCGATCCAGTTGAAGATCAGATTGTGTTACCTGAGTCGCCTGTAGAACTCACCGTCGGCGATACAACAAATGATGGCGAAGTCGCAGACACAAGCCAACCGTTACCCACGAAGGTAAACTCTGTAGATGAAAAAAATGACTATGTAGACAGTGCGTGGATTATTCAGTTAATGGCATTGAAAAATGCAGATAACGCAGAAACTTTAGTCAAAGATTTACAGAAAAGAGGCTATCAGGCGCATACAAAGAACGAGAATGGTTTCACCCGTGTCATTATTGGCCCTGATGTGTCAAAAAGTAAACTTGAGCAACAGCTGGTTGAACTAAAGAAAATTACCGGTTCAAATGGTCGATTGCTTAAATTTAAACCACTAAATCCATAA
- the purF gene encoding amidophosphoribosyltransferase — MCGIVGIVGATPVNQSIYDALTVLQHRGQDAAGICTIESNRFRLRKANGLVKDVFEAKHMQRLQGDVGIGHVRYPTAGSSSASEAQPFYVNSPFGITLAHNGNLTNAHKIREKLAEKDRRHINTTSDSEVLLNVLAHEIDMVKGNVTSEDVFRAVTNVHRTIRGAYAVVAMIIGHGMIAFRDPNGIRPLCLGKREINGRTEYMVASESVALDAVGFDFVRDVAPGEALYATFDGQLFTQQCADNPVLNPCLFEYVYFSRPDSFIDKISVYSARVEMGRKLGERIKDEYGHLDIDVVIPIPETSCDIALQIAQAIDIPYRQGFVKNRYVGRTFIMPGQQQRKKSVRRKLNAIRSEFKDKNVLLVDDSIVRGTTSEQIIEMARDSGAKKVFMVSAAPEIRFPNVYGIDMPSANELIAHGRDNDAICKQIGADELIFQTIDDLVEAVGLGNTDIARFEASVFSGEYVTGDINQEYLEYVESLRGDDAKAESEAELVNLDLHNEGA; from the coding sequence ATGTGTGGTATTGTTGGAATCGTGGGCGCAACGCCTGTAAACCAGTCTATTTATGATGCATTGACTGTGTTGCAGCATCGTGGCCAAGATGCTGCGGGTATTTGTACCATAGAAAGCAATCGTTTCCGTCTGCGTAAGGCAAACGGTTTAGTGAAAGACGTCTTTGAAGCAAAACACATGCAACGCCTACAAGGTGATGTGGGTATCGGTCATGTACGTTATCCTACAGCAGGCAGTTCTAGTGCGTCTGAAGCGCAGCCATTTTATGTTAACTCTCCATTTGGTATCACTTTAGCTCATAACGGTAACTTAACTAACGCTCACAAAATTCGTGAAAAATTAGCAGAGAAAGATCGCCGTCATATCAACACCACGTCAGATTCGGAAGTGCTGCTAAATGTGTTAGCACATGAAATTGATATGGTTAAAGGGAATGTCACATCTGAAGATGTCTTTCGTGCTGTGACTAACGTGCATCGCACTATTCGTGGCGCATACGCTGTTGTCGCCATGATTATTGGCCACGGTATGATTGCATTTAGAGATCCAAACGGGATTCGCCCATTATGTTTAGGTAAGCGTGAAATCAATGGTCGCACCGAATATATGGTCGCATCAGAATCTGTCGCTTTAGATGCGGTTGGCTTTGATTTTGTACGTGATGTGGCACCAGGCGAAGCGCTTTACGCAACGTTTGATGGGCAGTTGTTTACACAGCAATGTGCAGACAACCCGGTTTTAAACCCTTGCTTATTTGAGTATGTCTACTTTTCTCGACCAGATTCATTTATCGACAAAATTTCCGTTTACAGTGCTCGTGTTGAAATGGGTAGAAAACTGGGTGAACGTATTAAAGATGAATATGGCCATCTTGATATTGATGTGGTTATCCCAATCCCAGAGACATCGTGTGACATCGCATTGCAAATTGCCCAAGCGATTGACATTCCATACCGTCAAGGCTTCGTTAAGAACCGCTACGTAGGTCGAACGTTTATCATGCCGGGTCAGCAGCAGCGTAAAAAATCAGTTCGCCGTAAGCTCAACGCAATTCGCTCTGAATTCAAGGATAAGAACGTACTGCTAGTAGACGATTCGATAGTTCGTGGGACAACCTCAGAACAGATCATTGAAATGGCGAGAGATTCAGGCGCGAAGAAGGTGTTCATGGTTTCCGCGGCACCAGAAATTCGTTTCCCTAACGTGTATGGGATTGATATGCCAAGTGCGAACGAGCTGATTGCGCATGGCCGTGACAACGATGCGATCTGTAAACAGATTGGCGCGGATGAACTGATATTCCAAACGATTGACGACCTTGTTGAAGCCGTTGGCCTTGGCAATACAGACATTGCACGTTTTGAGGCGTCGGTATTCAGTGGTGAATACGTCACGGGTGATATTAATCAAGAATATCTAGAGTACGTAGAATCGTTACGTGGCGATGATGCTAAAGCTGAATCTGAGGCCGAGCTAGTTAATCTTGATTTACACAATGAAGGGGCGTAA
- the folC gene encoding bifunctional tetrahydrofolate synthase/dihydrofolate synthase: protein MTQNPIPQATSPLTVWLDYLSNIHSSAIDLGLDRVQAVAKTAELTKPAPTVITVAGTNGKGSTCALMESILLDAGYSVGVYSSPHLIRYNERVRINGVDLSDEKHCSAFDFIEKARGETSLSFFEYGTLAALRAFQTEHVDIVLLEVGLGGRLDATNVVDHDVSVITSLAVDHVDWLGDDINVIGFEKAGIYRTNRPAICGQPKAPATVAAHADDIGADFYQVGIQYTYHKETDKTWGWKSGTFELDSLPIPQLPLPNAATALMALAAANLELTDINIVNGLKSAQLPGRMQVISTDPTIVLDVAHNPHSAKYLVASLQEQYPNKSIHAVVAMLHDKDIESTLDELTSVVTYWYPASLHGPRAASVEELSIHLPSYQGKYSNPVEAFNGALTQANQQDVIIVVGSFHTVGEVLEHWRDKGE from the coding sequence ATGACTCAAAATCCAATTCCTCAAGCCACATCTCCCTTAACGGTGTGGCTTGATTATTTGTCCAACATTCATAGCTCTGCGATAGATTTAGGCCTTGACCGTGTTCAAGCGGTGGCTAAAACAGCAGAACTGACAAAACCTGCTCCAACAGTAATTACCGTGGCTGGAACCAATGGCAAAGGGTCAACCTGTGCATTGATGGAATCCATTCTTCTGGATGCCGGTTACAGCGTTGGTGTTTACAGCTCCCCTCATTTAATTCGCTACAATGAACGCGTACGCATTAACGGCGTTGATCTCAGTGATGAAAAGCACTGCTCGGCTTTCGATTTTATCGAGAAAGCGCGTGGTGAGACTAGCCTGAGTTTCTTTGAATATGGGACCTTGGCTGCGTTGCGTGCCTTTCAAACCGAACACGTGGATATCGTGTTGCTTGAAGTGGGGCTAGGTGGACGACTTGATGCGACTAATGTCGTGGATCACGATGTCTCTGTGATTACTAGCTTAGCTGTCGATCATGTCGATTGGCTTGGTGATGATATCAATGTCATTGGCTTTGAAAAAGCTGGGATTTACAGAACTAACCGTCCTGCTATTTGTGGTCAGCCTAAAGCGCCCGCGACCGTCGCCGCTCATGCCGACGATATTGGTGCTGATTTTTATCAAGTTGGCATTCAGTACACCTATCATAAAGAAACCGATAAGACCTGGGGCTGGAAAAGTGGCACATTTGAGTTAGATTCATTGCCCATTCCTCAACTGCCTTTACCCAATGCAGCAACGGCTTTGATGGCACTTGCCGCGGCGAACCTTGAACTGACAGATATCAACATTGTTAATGGATTGAAGTCGGCACAGCTTCCTGGGCGTATGCAGGTTATCTCCACCGATCCAACGATCGTGCTCGATGTCGCGCACAATCCACATTCGGCTAAATACTTAGTGGCATCACTTCAAGAGCAGTATCCAAATAAGAGCATACACGCTGTCGTGGCAATGCTTCATGACAAAGACATTGAATCGACGCTAGACGAGTTAACCTCAGTTGTGACTTATTGGTATCCAGCTTCTCTTCACGGCCCTAGAGCGGCTTCTGTCGAAGAATTAAGTATTCATTTGCCGAGTTACCAAGGGAAGTACTCTAACCCCGTAGAGGCATTTAATGGCGCATTGACACAGGCGAACCAGCAAGATGTCATTATCGTCGTTGGATCATTTCATACGGTTGGTGAAGTCTTAGAGCATTGGCGAGATAAAGGAGAATAA
- the accD gene encoding acetyl-CoA carboxylase, carboxyltransferase subunit beta has product MSWLEKILEKSNIGSSRKASIPEGVWTKCSSCEQVLYHAELERNLEVCPKCGHHMRMKARRRLETFLDADNRVELANELEPQDKLKFKDSKRYKDRISAAQKNSGEKDALIVMQGELLGMPLVACAFEFSFMGGSMGSVVGARFVRAVDAAIENNCGLVCFSASGGARMQEALMSLMQMAKTSAALERLSSKGLPFISVMTDPTMGGVSASLAMLGDINIGEPKALIGFAGRRVIEQTVREDLPEGFQRSEFLLEHGAIDMIVDRREMRQRVGSLVAKLTNRTSPLVVSVNDSPNEAAYQVPESAEKG; this is encoded by the coding sequence ATGAGTTGGCTTGAAAAGATATTAGAAAAAAGCAACATAGGCAGTTCTCGTAAAGCGTCTATCCCTGAAGGGGTATGGACTAAGTGCTCTTCTTGTGAACAAGTACTTTATCATGCAGAACTAGAACGTAACCTTGAGGTGTGTCCTAAGTGTGGCCATCACATGAGAATGAAGGCGCGTCGTCGTCTTGAAACGTTTTTGGATGCTGATAACCGAGTTGAATTGGCGAATGAGCTCGAACCACAAGACAAGCTGAAATTCAAAGATTCAAAACGGTATAAAGATCGTATCTCTGCTGCCCAGAAAAACAGTGGTGAGAAAGATGCGTTGATCGTTATGCAAGGTGAGCTGTTAGGCATGCCATTGGTTGCTTGTGCCTTTGAATTCTCATTTATGGGCGGCTCGATGGGCTCTGTAGTGGGGGCTCGTTTTGTACGTGCTGTTGATGCGGCTATTGAAAATAACTGTGGTTTGGTTTGTTTTTCAGCCAGTGGCGGTGCTCGTATGCAAGAGGCATTGATGTCTCTAATGCAAATGGCAAAAACCAGTGCGGCGCTTGAGCGTTTATCTTCAAAAGGTTTACCGTTTATTTCAGTCATGACGGACCCAACAATGGGTGGTGTTTCTGCAAGCTTAGCTATGTTAGGTGACATCAATATTGGCGAACCTAAAGCCTTAATCGGTTTTGCTGGACGCCGGGTTATCGAACAAACAGTGCGTGAAGACCTACCTGAAGGCTTTCAACGCAGTGAGTTTTTGTTAGAGCACGGTGCTATTGATATGATTGTTGATCGCCGAGAAATGCGTCAACGTGTGGGTAGCCTAGTGGCTAAACTGACGAACCGTACGTCTCCATTGGTGGTTTCTGTTAACGATTCTCCAAACGAAGCAGCATATCAAGTACCAGAATCCGCTGAAAAAGGGTAA
- the truA gene encoding tRNA pseudouridine(38-40) synthase TruA: MRVALGIEYDGTNYYGWQRQRDVTSVQEELEKSLSIIANHPVEVQCAGRTDSGVHGTGQVVHFDTECMRKPAAWTMGVNANLPKDIAVRWAHVVDEEFHARFTATARRYRYVIYNHALRPGILASGLSHYHGELDANKMHLAGQYLIGENDFTSFRAIHCQSRSPWRNIMHLNVTRHGHYVVIDIKANAFVHHMVRNIAGSLITVGKGEQAPQWIDQLLKAKDRKLASATAKAAGLYLIDVDYPTHYQLPREPLGPLFLPNDLS; encoded by the coding sequence ATGAGAGTAGCACTGGGCATCGAATACGATGGCACTAATTATTATGGTTGGCAACGCCAGCGGGATGTCACGAGTGTTCAGGAAGAGCTAGAGAAATCCTTAAGTATCATCGCTAATCATCCTGTTGAAGTTCAGTGTGCAGGGCGTACCGATTCAGGAGTGCACGGCACAGGTCAAGTCGTTCACTTTGATACCGAATGTATGCGCAAGCCCGCTGCTTGGACGATGGGGGTAAACGCTAATCTCCCTAAAGATATTGCGGTTCGTTGGGCACATGTGGTTGATGAAGAGTTTCATGCTCGATTTACCGCGACGGCTCGCCGTTATCGTTATGTCATTTATAACCACGCCTTAAGACCTGGGATTCTTGCTTCTGGATTAAGCCATTATCACGGGGAGCTTGATGCCAATAAAATGCACCTTGCAGGTCAATACCTTATCGGTGAGAATGACTTCACGTCCTTTAGAGCGATCCATTGTCAATCTCGCAGCCCTTGGCGTAATATTATGCACTTGAATGTGACTCGTCATGGGCATTATGTTGTGATTGATATTAAGGCCAACGCGTTTGTCCATCATATGGTGAGAAACATTGCTGGCAGTCTGATTACCGTTGGTAAGGGGGAACAAGCCCCTCAATGGATAGATCAATTGCTCAAAGCCAAAGACAGAAAACTGGCCTCTGCTACGGCAAAAGCCGCAGGTTTATATTTGATAGATGTTGATTATCCCACGCACTATCAATTGCCTAGAGAGCCTTTAGGGCCGCTATTTTTGCCTAATGACCTGTCATAA
- the znuB gene encoding zinc ABC transporter permease subunit ZnuB: MIDFLLPSLLAGLGIALIAGPLGSFVVWRKMAYFGDTLAHASLMGLALGFLLNINLYLALLVCCLGLALILVTLQKQKLVATDTLLGILAHSSLSLGLIAVSFLDSVRIDLMSYLFGDLLAVAPADLVIIYAGVAVVAITLFIFWRPLLSATINEDLAAVDGINIDLMRLILMLMVGLVIAVGMKFVGALIMTSLLIIPAATARKLAQTPEQMAIFASIIGALSVCGGLYLSWHFDTPAGPSVVISATCMFMLSQFVKAPRS, translated from the coding sequence ATGATTGATTTTCTCCTTCCTTCACTTTTGGCGGGACTCGGTATTGCACTGATCGCTGGACCGCTGGGATCTTTTGTTGTTTGGAGAAAGATGGCCTATTTTGGCGATACTTTAGCCCATGCTTCTTTAATGGGCTTAGCACTTGGCTTTCTATTGAACATTAATCTCTACTTAGCGTTGCTTGTTTGTTGTCTAGGTTTAGCATTGATTCTTGTGACTCTGCAAAAGCAAAAATTGGTTGCAACTGACACGTTACTCGGCATTCTAGCGCACAGTTCCCTCTCTCTAGGCTTAATCGCCGTCAGTTTTTTAGATTCTGTTCGTATCGATTTAATGAGCTATTTGTTCGGAGATTTACTGGCTGTCGCTCCTGCTGATTTAGTTATAATCTACGCAGGTGTGGCGGTCGTAGCCATAACACTGTTCATTTTCTGGCGACCATTGCTTTCTGCGACAATCAATGAAGATTTAGCGGCTGTCGACGGGATCAACATCGACTTAATGCGACTGATCCTCATGCTCATGGTTGGGCTGGTTATCGCCGTAGGAATGAAATTTGTCGGTGCACTGATCATGACGTCACTGTTAATTATCCCGGCAGCGACCGCTCGAAAACTGGCTCAAACCCCTGAACAGATGGCCATTTTCGCTTCGATTATTGGTGCTCTTTCTGTCTGTGGCGGGTTGTATTTGTCCTGGCACTTTGACACCCCTGCAGGGCCATCGGTTGTCATCAGTGCGACTTGTATGTTTATGCTAAGCCAGTTTGTAAAAGCGCCTAGGAGCTAA